A single region of the Microbulbifer sp. MKSA007 genome encodes:
- a CDS encoding LysE family translocator, translating into MTISTSLALFISMLVLALIPGPGVLAVVSRSVTLGLRQGLITVVGIVVGDYFFILLALLGLATLAETLGSLFIVIKYAGAAYLIWLGMNIFLSAKKRQVDQNQIATSHSHSSFSSFLLGLVTTLGNPKAILFYVSFFPAFLDLTRVASLDIAIIFAIATLAVGSVMAGYAYLACKARSTISQSGKTPALKYGSGALLIGSGVFIAAKS; encoded by the coding sequence ATGACAATCTCCACATCCTTAGCTCTGTTCATTTCAATGCTAGTTCTAGCACTGATACCTGGGCCGGGAGTATTAGCTGTTGTTTCCCGGTCAGTGACACTCGGCTTGCGCCAGGGATTAATTACAGTAGTGGGAATTGTTGTAGGTGATTATTTCTTTATTTTGTTAGCTCTGCTTGGCCTAGCAACGCTAGCCGAAACCTTGGGGAGCTTATTCATCGTTATTAAATATGCTGGAGCAGCCTATCTTATCTGGCTGGGAATGAATATCTTTCTCTCAGCAAAGAAAAGACAAGTCGACCAAAACCAAATAGCAACAAGCCACTCCCATAGCAGCTTTTCAAGTTTTCTACTGGGCTTAGTCACCACGCTGGGTAACCCGAAAGCTATTCTTTTCTACGTAAGCTTCTTTCCAGCATTCCTCGATCTAACTCGTGTTGCTTCTTTGGACATTGCAATTATATTTGCAATTGCAACGCTAGCCGTAGGCAGTGTGATGGCCGGTTATGCGTACCTTGCCTGCAAGGCACGGTCAACAATCAGTCAATCAGGAAAGACCCCGGCTCTAAAATACGGCTCTGGGGCTTTACTTATAGGAAGTGGTGTTTTTATTGCGGCAAAGAGTTAG
- a CDS encoding thioredoxin family protein has protein sequence MKFIRLALRTLIAATLVFSMPFALASEPFSEERFKELQAAKRPILIDVRADWCPTCKKQGEILAQFQRDNAQCGLTILNVDFDSQKKWVKHFRAPRQSTLLLFNGEQQVWFSVAETRADVIQENIFDSVKACTDNA, from the coding sequence ATGAAATTTATCCGCTTAGCTCTTCGCACCTTGATCGCCGCTACATTAGTTTTTTCTATGCCATTCGCTCTAGCATCAGAGCCATTTTCCGAAGAACGATTCAAGGAGTTACAAGCCGCCAAACGACCCATTTTGATCGATGTGAGAGCAGATTGGTGCCCAACCTGTAAAAAGCAGGGCGAGATTCTGGCGCAGTTTCAGAGGGACAATGCCCAGTGTGGCCTTACGATCCTGAATGTGGATTTCGACTCCCAGAAAAAGTGGGTTAAGCACTTCCGTGCTCCTCGGCAATCAACGCTACTACTGTTTAATGGGGAGCAACAGGTGTGGTTCAGTGTTGCCGAAACTCGTGCCGATGTAATTCAGGAGAATATCTTCGATTCAGTTAAGGCTTGCACTGACAATGCTTGA
- a CDS encoding antibiotic biosynthesis monooxygenase, which produces MFNNVGWIIEGKIRKGHEAEFKAVVNEMVAATKKEGGTLNYQYYVTDDGNVLIYEHFKDSKSAHKHIDSWDNFADRWIAAAEPTRLVHLGDMPQDLRERHSGLQSTLYHPYAGFERSGGKAH; this is translated from the coding sequence ATGTTTAACAACGTAGGTTGGATTATCGAGGGAAAGATAAGAAAGGGACATGAAGCGGAGTTCAAAGCTGTTGTGAATGAGATGGTCGCAGCAACTAAGAAAGAAGGTGGAACCCTGAACTACCAGTATTACGTAACCGATGATGGAAACGTGCTTATTTACGAGCATTTCAAGGATTCCAAATCTGCTCATAAGCATATTGACTCGTGGGACAACTTTGCCGATCGTTGGATAGCTGCTGCTGAACCGACTCGCTTAGTCCACCTGGGAGATATGCCACAAGATCTTCGGGAGCGTCACTCAGGCCTGCAATCAACTCTATACCACCCTTACGCTGGATTTGAACGTTCAGGTGGTAAGGCTCACTAA
- a CDS encoding PepSY-associated TM helix domain-containing protein, which produces MQQRSNILFYEIHSWIGVLFSILLFVISFSGVVALFGHELTQWERPEHRIAFDAEAPVDVDRLVAPVLAEANIGEDSFFMISMPDYYHPMLEVLWTDAESEETEVRHINPNTGEVLPPSGSDFAELLTYMHTDLLFPRPFGRYLVGLMGLVMLLSILSGIIIHKKIFKEMFKFRVDRSRRLKWTDLHKVLGVWPLPFHIVIAFTGAILGLNGIMIQVAAFSAFEGNVEAAVASVVGEHPEITGEPLESSSYNQILLRYQDQVPNAKPKAIYVEAYGDRNQVVQVSGQTNEALVRFVDVKYRSEDGEVVNINNPVQDSGPFMRAYFSLTPLHYALYGGFLIKALYFVLGLALCLMMVTGTVIWQVRKAQRQKLPSGDINTRGSGWFLSLLTVGVCAGLVVATAATFYANKLLPPGGGGDQRFHWIEMVYLSVWGVAIAWAMLRRQIKPALADLSLCAGLLLCGIPLLNALVTGNGLLVPWKSITLPVVFTDLGALVMGVICLYSSRYIYRQVSQSKQSADIPQAVAAQ; this is translated from the coding sequence ATGCAACAGCGTAGCAATATCCTTTTTTACGAAATTCACTCCTGGATTGGGGTGTTATTTTCTATTCTGCTATTCGTAATTTCCTTTTCCGGCGTGGTCGCACTATTTGGCCACGAGCTGACCCAATGGGAACGACCCGAGCATCGTATTGCCTTCGATGCTGAAGCGCCTGTGGATGTAGATCGACTGGTCGCTCCGGTGCTCGCCGAGGCAAATATCGGTGAGGACAGCTTTTTTATGATCTCAATGCCAGACTACTACCATCCTATGCTGGAAGTGCTCTGGACTGATGCTGAAAGTGAGGAAACCGAGGTACGCCATATAAACCCCAATACCGGTGAAGTGCTGCCGCCCAGCGGCTCTGATTTCGCTGAGCTATTGACGTATATGCACACTGACCTACTGTTTCCCAGGCCTTTCGGACGCTACCTGGTTGGACTGATGGGCTTGGTGATGCTGCTCTCCATATTAAGTGGCATCATCATTCACAAGAAAATTTTTAAAGAGATGTTTAAATTCCGTGTGGATCGCAGCAGGCGGCTCAAATGGACAGACCTGCACAAAGTATTAGGGGTCTGGCCGCTACCGTTCCATATAGTGATTGCTTTTACCGGCGCAATACTTGGCCTGAATGGCATTATGATTCAGGTTGCTGCATTTTCTGCTTTTGAAGGTAATGTGGAAGCAGCAGTCGCCTCGGTAGTGGGGGAACATCCTGAGATAACTGGCGAGCCTTTGGAATCCAGTAGCTATAACCAAATACTGCTGCGCTACCAGGACCAAGTGCCTAATGCGAAACCCAAAGCCATTTATGTGGAGGCCTACGGGGATCGCAATCAGGTTGTCCAAGTCTCGGGCCAAACAAACGAGGCGCTGGTGCGCTTTGTTGATGTCAAATACCGCAGTGAAGATGGCGAAGTAGTTAACATCAATAACCCAGTGCAGGACTCAGGTCCGTTTATGCGGGCGTATTTTTCACTGACTCCACTTCACTACGCACTCTACGGTGGCTTCCTGATAAAAGCCCTGTACTTTGTGTTGGGATTGGCATTGTGTTTGATGATGGTAACGGGCACCGTTATCTGGCAGGTTCGCAAGGCACAGAGACAGAAGCTTCCCTCTGGTGATATTAATACCCGAGGTTCCGGCTGGTTCCTCAGTTTGCTCACGGTAGGGGTTTGTGCCGGTTTGGTTGTCGCCACCGCGGCTACTTTCTATGCCAATAAGCTGTTACCTCCCGGTGGTGGTGGCGATCAGCGCTTTCACTGGATTGAAATGGTGTATCTCTCTGTATGGGGAGTGGCCATAGCCTGGGCGATGTTGCGCCGCCAGATAAAACCTGCATTAGCAGATCTCTCACTTTGTGCAGGCTTGCTACTGTGCGGCATCCCGCTGCTGAATGCGCTGGTAACTGGGAATGGTCTGCTGGTCCCCTGGAAGTCCATCACTTTGCCAGTAGTCTTCACTGACCTGGGCGCCCTGGTAATGGGTGTCATTTGCCTCTATTCGAGCAGATATATCTATAGGCAGGTATCCCAGTCAAAGCAGTCTGCAGATATACCCCAAGCTGTTGCCGCCCAATAA
- a CDS encoding HypC/HybG/HupF family hydrogenase formation chaperone has product MCLGIPGRIELIEQESAMERTGKVSFGGISKAVNLSLVPEAEVGDYVIVHAGVAISKLRAKEANKVFEYLKTLG; this is encoded by the coding sequence GTGTGCCTGGGAATTCCCGGAAGAATCGAATTAATAGAGCAAGAATCAGCCATGGAGCGCACTGGAAAAGTTTCCTTCGGCGGTATCAGTAAAGCTGTAAATTTATCATTGGTACCTGAGGCTGAAGTAGGAGACTACGTGATCGTTCATGCTGGAGTCGCGATCAGCAAGTTGAGAGCAAAAGAAGCAAATAAGGTTTTCGAGTACCTCAAAACATTGGGTTGA
- a CDS encoding cytochrome c biogenesis protein CcdA, which produces MVVGASNSAGRWGPYALAVGLSLSFALAGTVLSFLLVSLGLDPELFRYIAAIMLVAVALVLLIKPLSDWLTLRLSKITVGASITGDGAWAGQFGIGFLTGIIWLPCVGPTLGAAIALASMGQQLGQSFMVMFAFGLGTGTALLVAGGLSRQIYTRLSPSVGAFAIGGKTVLGLILLLLGILVLSGLDKVMEAWALNWIPGWTFSF; this is translated from the coding sequence ATGGTTGTTGGTGCATCTAATAGCGCCGGGCGCTGGGGGCCGTACGCGTTGGCGGTTGGGCTAAGCTTGTCCTTTGCATTGGCAGGTACTGTGCTGAGCTTTCTATTGGTCTCCTTAGGATTAGACCCAGAACTCTTCCGCTATATTGCCGCGATAATGTTAGTGGCGGTTGCACTCGTCTTGTTGATCAAACCACTTTCCGATTGGCTTACCTTGCGCTTATCAAAAATCACTGTAGGGGCGAGCATTACCGGTGATGGGGCTTGGGCTGGGCAGTTTGGTATTGGCTTCCTTACCGGAATCATCTGGCTGCCATGTGTTGGCCCTACCCTGGGTGCCGCTATAGCACTGGCTTCCATGGGCCAACAATTGGGGCAGTCATTTATGGTGATGTTTGCTTTCGGACTAGGTACCGGTACAGCGCTTTTAGTGGCTGGGGGGCTATCGAGGCAGATTTATACTCGACTGTCACCATCAGTTGGGGCTTTCGCGATTGGAGGCAAAACAGTACTAGGTCTTATACTATTACTACTCGGGATACTGGTCTTGAGTGGGCTTGATAAAGTAATGGAAGCCTGGGCTTTGAATTGGATTCCTGGGTGGACTTTCAGTTTTTGA
- the hypD gene encoding hydrogenase formation protein HypD, with protein sequence MKYLKEYRNGENIKLIAAEIQKVTTRPWTLMEICGGQTHAIAKYNLQQLLPEEIQLVHGPGCPVCVTPQEIIDRAIAIAAMPNVIFCSFGDMLRVPGSDRDLLEVKAAGGDVRIVYSPLQALNVAEQNPTKQVVFFAVGFETTATANALALSLAKQKQIDNFYALISQFLVTPAIQSICTREDCRIQGFLAAGHVCAITGYRQYRSLVKKHQIPIVITGFEPLDILEGVLRCVRQLESGRSEVENQYQRAVTKTGNTVAQDLIKQVFKVATQQWRGIGEIPASGLVLSDDYSGFNAEQTFNLPALSISENRGCISGDIMLGLKKPGDCPHFAKTCQPQQPLGAPMVSTEGACAAYYRYQNQVESNESAVSNSTNR encoded by the coding sequence ATGAAATACCTCAAGGAATACCGCAACGGCGAGAACATCAAGCTAATTGCGGCAGAGATTCAGAAAGTCACTACTCGCCCATGGACTCTAATGGAGATCTGTGGAGGGCAAACCCATGCCATCGCAAAATACAACTTGCAGCAATTACTGCCCGAGGAGATTCAATTAGTACACGGACCCGGTTGCCCGGTTTGTGTCACACCTCAGGAAATCATCGATAGAGCTATTGCGATTGCTGCAATGCCCAATGTTATCTTCTGCTCCTTTGGCGATATGTTGCGAGTCCCCGGTTCAGATCGAGATTTACTAGAGGTCAAAGCTGCCGGAGGCGATGTCCGTATTGTCTACTCGCCGCTGCAAGCGCTCAATGTGGCAGAGCAGAACCCCACCAAGCAGGTCGTATTCTTTGCGGTGGGTTTTGAAACGACTGCTACCGCCAATGCCCTGGCGCTGTCCCTCGCCAAGCAAAAGCAAATCGACAACTTTTACGCATTGATATCCCAGTTTTTGGTTACACCGGCGATTCAATCGATATGCACCCGTGAAGACTGCCGGATTCAAGGTTTCCTAGCTGCCGGCCACGTTTGTGCAATAACCGGATATCGGCAATACCGCAGCTTGGTGAAAAAGCACCAGATTCCAATAGTGATCACAGGCTTTGAACCCCTGGATATTCTTGAAGGCGTACTCCGGTGTGTCCGTCAATTAGAGAGTGGTCGCAGTGAAGTAGAAAACCAATATCAGCGCGCGGTTACTAAAACAGGTAATACCGTTGCCCAAGACTTGATTAAACAGGTTTTTAAAGTAGCAACACAACAGTGGCGCGGCATAGGTGAGATTCCTGCTAGCGGTCTGGTATTGAGCGATGATTACTCAGGATTCAATGCAGAACAAACATTCAATCTGCCAGCATTGAGCATTTCTGAGAACAGGGGCTGTATCAGTGGGGATATTATGCTGGGGCTAAAGAAGCCCGGGGACTGCCCTCACTTCGCTAAGACCTGCCAACCCCAGCAACCGCTGGGGGCGCCAATGGTTTCCACTGAAGGCGCTTGCGCGGCCTACTATCGCTACCAGAACCAGGTGGAATCGAATGAATCTGCAGTGTCCAATTCCACCAACCGCTGA
- the hypE gene encoding hydrogenase expression/formation protein HypE, producing MNLQCPIPPTADEVVRLGHGSGGEMTQRLIDQYIQPVFSNPWLSQAHDSATLPWKPDQLVFTTDSFVISPLFFPGGNIGELAVYGTVNDLAMAGAEPKFLSCGLILEEGLPLKTLQRVLISMAEAARNSGITLVTGDTKVVEKGKGDGLYINTSGIGTLIREQPIDPNRICQGDSIILSGDIGRHGMAVMACREGLEFESDLLSDCAPLNGVVAQMINAGIEVHCLRDLTRGGLATALVELAESCGKTFILEESKIQVSDAVQGACEILGLDPLYVANEGRFVAIVPEGASKQAISILQEAAAESACGFIGTIEQRNCAQVILKNSLGCDRLLQRLPGEQLPRIC from the coding sequence ATGAATCTGCAGTGTCCAATTCCACCAACCGCTGACGAGGTCGTACGCCTTGGCCATGGCAGCGGTGGGGAGATGACCCAACGCTTGATCGATCAATATATTCAACCTGTCTTCTCTAATCCCTGGCTATCCCAGGCCCATGACAGTGCAACACTTCCATGGAAACCGGATCAGCTCGTATTTACCACCGACTCCTTTGTAATCTCACCGCTTTTCTTTCCCGGAGGAAACATCGGTGAGCTCGCCGTTTATGGCACCGTCAACGATTTGGCCATGGCAGGCGCGGAACCCAAGTTTCTAAGCTGCGGCTTGATTCTCGAAGAGGGGTTACCCCTGAAAACTCTCCAACGGGTTCTGATCTCGATGGCTGAGGCTGCCCGGAACTCAGGAATTACCTTAGTCACCGGCGATACCAAAGTGGTAGAGAAAGGGAAGGGGGATGGGCTCTATATCAATACCAGTGGCATCGGTACCCTGATAAGAGAACAACCCATTGATCCCAACCGCATTTGCCAGGGTGATTCTATTATTCTATCCGGCGATATTGGCCGCCACGGAATGGCGGTAATGGCCTGCCGCGAAGGACTCGAGTTTGAAAGTGATCTCCTCAGCGACTGTGCACCACTGAATGGTGTAGTTGCACAAATGATCAATGCCGGAATTGAAGTTCATTGTCTGCGAGATCTCACACGTGGTGGGCTTGCCACTGCACTGGTGGAGCTAGCAGAGAGCTGCGGAAAAACCTTCATTTTGGAAGAAAGCAAAATTCAAGTATCCGATGCCGTACAGGGCGCTTGTGAAATTTTGGGCCTCGACCCACTATATGTCGCAAACGAGGGACGTTTTGTCGCTATTGTCCCTGAAGGCGCCTCCAAGCAGGCAATTTCCATCCTTCAAGAAGCAGCAGCGGAAAGCGCCTGTGGTTTTATCGGTACAATTGAACAAAGAAATTGCGCCCAAGTCATTCTGAAGAACAGCTTGGGATGCGATCGGTTATTACAACGGTTACCAGGGGAACAACTACCGAGAATTTGCTAA
- a CDS encoding SMP-30/gluconolactonase/LRE family protein, translated as MRTFHIGGFTVVEIECLWECNDGLGETPIWSAEDKSIYWADHVNPESDPTDARPPSIRSFNIETGERKTWEMPEQIGSFGFRRGGGMIGGGCSGFFAIDLENRRVDTIVNPEPGRPHSRLNDGKVDRYGRFWCGSMDVRFKDKSSYLYCLEPDLTYRKADKDFRFVVANGIAFDPEDTRMYFGDTFGHMVYVFDLDISDGRISNRRPFFSIEDRQPGIVDGATVDTEGFYWFALNLGSKILRVDPKGRLDREIDLPIRSPTCIAFGGNNYETLFVTSQQSFLTKGELARHPQPGCILAVHGLGVQGLPEPKFGS; from the coding sequence ATGCGCACTTTTCATATTGGAGGATTTACGGTGGTAGAAATCGAGTGTCTATGGGAGTGCAATGATGGATTGGGCGAGACACCGATTTGGTCAGCGGAAGACAAGTCTATCTATTGGGCTGATCACGTTAACCCCGAATCTGACCCCACTGACGCCCGGCCTCCATCCATAAGAAGTTTCAATATCGAAACAGGCGAACGCAAGACCTGGGAGATGCCTGAACAAATAGGCTCCTTTGGCTTCCGCCGTGGAGGCGGAATGATCGGAGGTGGATGCTCCGGTTTCTTTGCGATCGACTTGGAAAACAGGCGTGTCGATACAATCGTTAATCCTGAACCCGGTAGGCCCCACAGTCGTTTGAATGATGGCAAAGTGGACCGCTATGGACGTTTCTGGTGCGGTAGTATGGATGTGCGTTTTAAAGACAAATCTTCCTATCTCTATTGTTTGGAGCCCGATTTAACTTACCGAAAGGCCGATAAGGATTTTCGCTTTGTTGTAGCCAACGGCATTGCTTTTGACCCTGAAGATACGCGAATGTATTTCGGGGATACCTTTGGACATATGGTTTACGTATTCGATCTGGATATCAGTGACGGCCGGATTAGTAACCGGCGCCCTTTCTTCTCCATTGAAGACCGACAACCAGGAATTGTCGACGGTGCAACGGTAGATACGGAGGGGTTTTACTGGTTTGCGTTGAATCTTGGGAGCAAAATATTGCGAGTGGATCCCAAAGGAAGGCTTGATAGAGAGATCGACCTGCCGATTCGCAGCCCTACCTGTATCGCTTTTGGCGGTAATAATTATGAGACACTGTTTGTCACATCTCAGCAGTCATTCCTCACTAAAGGGGAACTGGCTCGACATCCTCAACCGGGCTGTATCTTAGCCGTTCACGGGCTTGGAGTTCAGGGGCTTCCTGAGCCAAAGTTCGGCAGTTAA
- a CDS encoding carboxymuconolactone decarboxylase family protein produces MRIPAIPPEELSEEQKPLYEDMSNEMKGYFTGFIKKRKDGALLGPWAPALQYPRFGKPWWDNIKAIADKPTLPKAAREVAILITAAHFKAGYELYSHTVIGEKSELARSKIATIAAGQRPIDLTFEEAAAYDVAASLAAGGRLPKATWEMAVSAFGNEGAAELVFLVAGYHQVSAILNGFDISIPGDGS; encoded by the coding sequence TTGCGTATCCCTGCCATCCCACCAGAAGAGCTCAGCGAAGAACAGAAACCTCTTTACGAAGATATGAGTAATGAGATGAAGGGGTATTTCACAGGTTTCATCAAGAAGCGCAAGGATGGCGCTTTACTGGGGCCCTGGGCACCAGCACTGCAATATCCCAGGTTTGGAAAGCCCTGGTGGGACAATATCAAGGCTATTGCGGACAAACCCACGCTTCCTAAGGCTGCTCGGGAGGTTGCGATTCTAATCACCGCAGCTCATTTTAAAGCGGGTTATGAGTTGTACTCCCATACGGTTATTGGTGAGAAAAGTGAGTTGGCAAGGAGCAAAATTGCCACTATCGCAGCGGGCCAGCGTCCGATAGACCTAACTTTTGAGGAAGCCGCTGCTTATGATGTCGCCGCATCACTTGCAGCTGGAGGCCGCCTGCCAAAGGCTACTTGGGAGATGGCCGTGAGTGCTTTCGGTAACGAGGGCGCCGCCGAACTGGTCTTTCTCGTGGCTGGCTATCATCAGGTCTCTGCCATTTTAAATGGTTTTGATATTTCCATACCTGGTGACGGGAGTTAG
- a CDS encoding hydrogenase maturation protease — MGKRKVSNPWLLVSLGNPLRGDDGVGPHIIARLRQKLGGAVEFLESGGDILHLLSQWKGRWVCLVDAMVSDQHPIGEVVAIDGLGNAFAPSMCNTSSHGFGLTEALIMGKHIDSLPAHLDVFAINSESLAKGQGLSPKVASAAHRAEQMIIAHLTLYSGDHYARTESHQKPDR; from the coding sequence ATGGGCAAGCGCAAAGTAAGCAATCCATGGTTACTGGTAAGCCTGGGCAACCCCCTGCGCGGTGATGATGGAGTAGGGCCACATATCATCGCTCGACTTCGCCAAAAACTTGGAGGGGCGGTGGAATTCCTCGAAAGCGGTGGCGATATTTTACATTTGCTCTCGCAATGGAAAGGTCGATGGGTTTGCCTTGTAGACGCCATGGTAAGCGATCAGCACCCTATTGGGGAAGTCGTCGCCATTGATGGTCTAGGCAACGCATTTGCTCCATCGATGTGCAATACATCAAGCCATGGATTTGGACTGACCGAAGCGCTGATCATGGGAAAACATATTGATTCGCTGCCGGCACATCTGGATGTTTTTGCGATCAACTCAGAAAGTCTGGCAAAAGGACAGGGGTTATCGCCCAAAGTGGCCAGTGCAGCCCATCGAGCAGAGCAAATGATTATCGCGCACCTAACGCTATACAGCGGAGACCACTATGCACGAACAGAATCTCATCAAAAACCTGATCGATAA
- the hypF gene encoding carbamoyltransferase HypF: protein MATERRRIEIAGLVQGVGFRPFVYRLADSFQLKGWVANYSGGLRIEVQGKSREIEKFIDKLSSEKPPYSRITHIESYPVALQAEYGFRILPSVRDASSSTIVLPDLAPCDDCLKELSDPNNRRYDYPFISCTLCGPRYSIIYKLPYDRVNTSMHHFPLCGKCSGEYRDPLNRRFHAEPNACPQCGPQLLFCNTAGVTIAKMSRALSKALDALAQGKIIALKGVGGFQLLADASNGKALANLRQRKQRPHKPFALLYDELKSVCQDCCVSEQEAQLLSTRERPIVLLEAKDDNHSRIHPLVAPNLADLGVMLPASPLHYLLARKYRAPLVATSGNLAEEPICTENDEAFERLGKIADYFLIHNRRILRPLDDSVLRVVNNRPLMLRRARGYAPLPITLPVPGTKGEGERESFLALGADLKNTVALSHAGWAYPSQHIGDLGSANTLKHFNQTIGDLTKLQQCRPKKLIHDLHPGYTSHRWAMKQRAVRIGVQHHIAHLFSCMAEHAHSGPALGICWDGTGYDRSGIVRGGEFFHWNGQSPVKHIASFRTFPLPGGEKAVREPRRSAAGLLYEISGFVALENRQLKRCFTLGERQNLVTMLKGEINSPPCSSVGRLFDAVSALLGLTTHTSFEGQAAMALEQCARGVSSKDSYPFSFIQKGDLLELDWTPCISALIYDENRSLPQRAAAFHNTLAQMALAVATQQGEKNIFLSGGVFQNKRLTETVTALLESQGFSVHSHSEVPPNDGGISLGQIHYAQCMDAAGQSLGEESS, encoded by the coding sequence ATGGCCACTGAACGCCGCCGGATTGAAATCGCCGGATTGGTGCAGGGAGTAGGATTCCGGCCCTTTGTCTATCGCTTGGCCGATAGCTTTCAATTAAAAGGTTGGGTGGCCAACTATAGCGGCGGCTTGAGAATTGAAGTCCAAGGCAAAAGCCGGGAAATCGAGAAGTTTATCGATAAGTTATCTTCAGAGAAGCCTCCCTACAGTCGCATCACTCACATTGAATCCTATCCGGTGGCTCTTCAAGCAGAATACGGTTTTCGAATCTTACCCAGTGTCCGTGATGCCAGCAGCTCAACCATCGTCTTACCAGACCTGGCTCCCTGTGATGATTGCCTCAAGGAATTGTCAGACCCCAATAATCGCCGCTACGACTATCCGTTTATTAGCTGCACTCTTTGTGGCCCCCGCTACAGCATCATTTACAAACTGCCCTACGATCGTGTCAACACCTCCATGCACCACTTCCCCCTGTGCGGAAAGTGCTCTGGGGAGTACCGGGACCCCCTCAATCGGCGCTTTCATGCGGAGCCCAATGCCTGCCCCCAGTGCGGCCCTCAGTTACTTTTCTGTAATACTGCCGGCGTTACAATTGCGAAGATGAGTCGGGCACTATCCAAAGCCCTTGATGCCCTTGCCCAGGGGAAAATTATTGCCCTTAAAGGGGTAGGCGGCTTTCAACTGTTAGCCGACGCCTCCAATGGTAAGGCGCTCGCCAACTTGCGCCAACGCAAACAACGTCCGCATAAGCCGTTCGCGCTTCTATATGACGAGCTGAAAAGTGTCTGCCAGGATTGCTGCGTCTCGGAGCAAGAGGCACAGCTACTATCAACCCGAGAAAGACCGATTGTTCTATTGGAAGCAAAGGATGACAATCACTCCAGGATACATCCGTTGGTCGCTCCAAATCTTGCCGACTTGGGGGTGATGTTGCCTGCATCACCCTTGCATTACTTGCTTGCGCGTAAGTATCGAGCCCCCCTTGTCGCTACTAGTGGCAACCTTGCGGAAGAGCCTATCTGTACAGAAAATGATGAGGCGTTCGAGCGCCTGGGTAAAATCGCTGACTACTTTCTGATACACAATCGCCGAATTTTGCGCCCGCTGGATGACTCTGTACTCAGGGTGGTCAATAACCGTCCGCTGATGTTGCGTCGAGCCCGGGGCTACGCGCCACTTCCCATCACCTTGCCTGTTCCAGGCACAAAGGGCGAAGGTGAACGCGAGAGCTTCCTGGCCCTGGGCGCGGACCTGAAAAACACAGTTGCACTGTCTCACGCCGGGTGGGCTTATCCGAGCCAACATATTGGCGACTTAGGTAGTGCCAATACCCTGAAGCACTTTAACCAAACTATTGGCGATCTCACGAAACTACAGCAGTGCCGCCCGAAAAAATTAATCCACGACCTCCATCCAGGCTATACCTCTCACCGCTGGGCCATGAAGCAAAGAGCTGTGCGTATTGGCGTTCAGCACCATATTGCCCATCTATTCTCCTGCATGGCAGAACACGCTCACTCGGGACCTGCACTGGGAATCTGCTGGGATGGAACTGGTTACGACCGCAGTGGCATTGTTCGCGGTGGGGAATTCTTTCACTGGAATGGACAGTCTCCAGTCAAACACATCGCCAGCTTTCGCACATTCCCGTTGCCAGGCGGTGAAAAGGCCGTACGGGAGCCCAGACGCTCTGCGGCTGGACTTTTGTATGAAATCTCCGGGTTTGTCGCCCTGGAGAATCGACAGTTAAAGCGCTGCTTCACCCTTGGTGAGCGTCAAAACCTGGTCACCATGCTAAAAGGTGAGATTAACAGTCCACCGTGTAGCTCTGTCGGCCGCCTATTCGATGCGGTATCCGCACTCCTCGGACTGACCACGCATACCAGTTTTGAAGGGCAGGCAGCCATGGCTCTTGAACAGTGCGCCCGTGGCGTCAGCTCTAAAGACAGCTACCCCTTTAGCTTTATTCAAAAAGGGGACCTGCTTGAGCTGGATTGGACACCCTGTATTAGTGCTTTGATCTACGATGAAAACCGATCACTGCCACAAAGGGCCGCTGCATTTCACAACACCCTCGCGCAGATGGCGCTGGCAGTAGCAACGCAACAAGGTGAAAAGAATATCTTTCTGTCCGGCGGTGTTTTCCAGAATAAGCGGCTTACCGAAACCGTCACTGCGCTCCTGGAAAGCCAGGGCTTTTCAGTTCACAGCCACAGTGAGGTCCCCCCAAATGATGGCGGAATATCGCTGGGCCAAATCCACTACGCACAGTGTATGGATGCTGCTGGGCAATCATTGGGAGAGGAGAGTTCCTAG